Proteins encoded together in one Bos indicus x Bos taurus breed Angus x Brahman F1 hybrid chromosome 28, Bos_hybrid_MaternalHap_v2.0, whole genome shotgun sequence window:
- the DNAJB12 gene encoding dnaJ homolog subfamily B member 12 isoform X1 — translation MESNKDEAERCISIALKAIQSNQPDRALRFLEKAQRLYPTPRVHALIESLNQKPQPAGDQPQPTEATHTTHRKAAGANTASANGEAGGESTKGYTAEQVAAVKRVKQCKDYYEILGVSRGASDEDLKKAYRKLALKFHPDKNHAPGATEAFKAIGTAYAVLSNPEKRKQYDQFGDDKGQAARHGHGHGDFHRGFEADISPEDLFNMFFGGGFPSSNVHVYSNGRMRYTYHQRQDRRENQGDGGLGVFVQLMPILILILVSALSQLMVSSPPYSLSLRPSVGHVHKRVTDHLNVVYYVADTFSQEYTGSSLKMVERNVEDDYIANLRNNCWKEKQQKEGLLYRARYFGDADMYNKAQKMGTPSCNRLSETMKSLENFW, via the exons ATGGAATCCAACAAGGATGAAGCCGAGCGCTGTATTAGCATCGCCCTTAAGGCCATCCAGAGCAACCAGCCGGACCGAGCGCTCCGCTTTCTGGAGAAGGCGCAGCGGCTGTACCCGACGCCGCGAGTTCACG CCCTGATCGAGTCCCTCAACCAGAAACCACAGCCTGCCGGCGACCAACCCCAACCCACAGAGGCAACTCACACAACCCATAGGAAAGCAGCTGGGGCCAACACGGCCTCAGCCAACggtgaggcaggaggagagagcaCCAAAGGCTACACCGCCGAGCAAGTAGCAGCCGTGAAAAG ggtcaAGCAGTGTAAAGATTACTACGAGATCCTGGGAGTGAGCAGAGGGGCCTCAGATGAGGACCTAAAGAAGGCCTACCGCAAACTAGCCCTCAAATTCCACCCCGACAAGAACCATGCGCCTGGCGCCACTGAAGCTTTCAAAG CCATCGGCACAGCATATGCGGTACTTAGCAACCCAGAGAAAAGGAAGCAGTATGACCAGTTCGGTGATGACAAGGGCCAGGCAGCCCGGCACGGCCATGGGCATGGGGACTTCCACCGCGGCTTTGAGGCTGACATCTCCCCTGAAGACCTCTTCAACATGTTTTTTGGTGGTGGCTTCCCATCTA GTAACGTCCACGTCTACAGCAATGGCCGCATGCGCTACACGTACCATCAAAGGCAGGACCGCAGGGAGAACCAGGGTGAT ggtgggctgggggtgTTTGTCCAGCTGATGCCCATCCTCATCCTGATCCTCGTGTCAGCTCTAAGCCAGCTCATGGTGTCCAGTCCACCCTACAGTCTGAGCCTAAGACC GTCGGTGGGCCACGTCCACAAGCGAGTCACTGACCACCTGAACGTCGTCTACTATGTGGCAGACACGTTCTCCCAGGAGTACACAGGCTCCAGCCTCAAAATGGTTGAACGGAATGTGGAAGATGATTATATTGCCAATCTTCGAAACAACTGTTGGAAGGAGAAACAGCAAA AGGAAGGCTTGCTGTACCGGGCCCGCTACTTTGGTGACGCGGACATGTACAACAAAGCACAGAAGATGGGGACCCCAAGCTGTAACCGACTGTCAGAG ACTATGAAATCCCTGGAGAATTTTTGGTGA
- the DNAJB12 gene encoding dnaJ homolog subfamily B member 12 isoform X2: MESNKDEAERCISIALKAIQSNQPDRALRFLEKAQRLYPTPRVHALIESLNQKPQPAGDQPQPTEATHTTHRKAAGANTASANGEAGGESTKGYTAEQVAAVKRVKQCKDYYEILGVSRGASDEDLKKAYRKLALKFHPDKNHAPGATEAFKAIGTAYAVLSNPEKRKQYDQFGDDKGQAARHGHGHGDFHRGFEADISPEDLFNMFFGGGFPSSNVHVYSNGRMRYTYHQRQDRRENQGDGGLGVFVQLMPILILILVSALSQLMVSSPPYSLSLRPSVGHVHKRVTDHLNVVYYVADTFSQEYTGSSLKMVERNVEDDYIANLRNNCWKEKQQKEGLLYRARYFGDADMYNKAQKMGTPSCNRLSEVQASLHG, from the exons ATGGAATCCAACAAGGATGAAGCCGAGCGCTGTATTAGCATCGCCCTTAAGGCCATCCAGAGCAACCAGCCGGACCGAGCGCTCCGCTTTCTGGAGAAGGCGCAGCGGCTGTACCCGACGCCGCGAGTTCACG CCCTGATCGAGTCCCTCAACCAGAAACCACAGCCTGCCGGCGACCAACCCCAACCCACAGAGGCAACTCACACAACCCATAGGAAAGCAGCTGGGGCCAACACGGCCTCAGCCAACggtgaggcaggaggagagagcaCCAAAGGCTACACCGCCGAGCAAGTAGCAGCCGTGAAAAG ggtcaAGCAGTGTAAAGATTACTACGAGATCCTGGGAGTGAGCAGAGGGGCCTCAGATGAGGACCTAAAGAAGGCCTACCGCAAACTAGCCCTCAAATTCCACCCCGACAAGAACCATGCGCCTGGCGCCACTGAAGCTTTCAAAG CCATCGGCACAGCATATGCGGTACTTAGCAACCCAGAGAAAAGGAAGCAGTATGACCAGTTCGGTGATGACAAGGGCCAGGCAGCCCGGCACGGCCATGGGCATGGGGACTTCCACCGCGGCTTTGAGGCTGACATCTCCCCTGAAGACCTCTTCAACATGTTTTTTGGTGGTGGCTTCCCATCTA GTAACGTCCACGTCTACAGCAATGGCCGCATGCGCTACACGTACCATCAAAGGCAGGACCGCAGGGAGAACCAGGGTGAT ggtgggctgggggtgTTTGTCCAGCTGATGCCCATCCTCATCCTGATCCTCGTGTCAGCTCTAAGCCAGCTCATGGTGTCCAGTCCACCCTACAGTCTGAGCCTAAGACC GTCGGTGGGCCACGTCCACAAGCGAGTCACTGACCACCTGAACGTCGTCTACTATGTGGCAGACACGTTCTCCCAGGAGTACACAGGCTCCAGCCTCAAAATGGTTGAACGGAATGTGGAAGATGATTATATTGCCAATCTTCGAAACAACTGTTGGAAGGAGAAACAGCAAA AGGAAGGCTTGCTGTACCGGGCCCGCTACTTTGGTGACGCGGACATGTACAACAAAGCACAGAAGATGGGGACCCCAAGCTGTAACCGACTGTCAGAGGTGCAGGCCTCCCTGCATGGATAG